One genomic region from Bacillus rossius redtenbacheri isolate Brsri chromosome 6, Brsri_v3, whole genome shotgun sequence encodes:
- the LOC134533553 gene encoding uncharacterized protein LOC134533553 isoform X2, whose product MRPRGEEKDVDSDEQTAQEPEDVGDRRPEVEGHRAELPGDGANHRKEEGLPPTTDSPPDDQRRFWPLLEDWDSMSADVRFALLVAGVALGGATCLLLACAVCYYRSPERRFCPVCRDAESAAAAAELGVLQPWTPS is encoded by the exons ATGAGACCCCGCGGGGAAGAGAAGGACGTGGACTCTGACGAGCAGACAGCACAGGAGCCAGAGGACGTCGGTGACCGCCGCCCAGAGGTCGAAGGTCACAGGGCCGAGCTGCCGGGAGACGGTGCCAACCACCGCAAAGAGGAGGGCCTCCCTCCGACCACGGACTCCCCGCCCGACGACCAACGAAGGTTTTGGCCGCTGCTCGAAGACTGGGATTCAATGAGC GCAGACGTGCGGTTCGCGCTGCTGGTGGCCGGCGTGGCGCTGGGAGGGGCGACCTGCTTGCTGCTGGCATGCGCCGTCTGCTACTACCGGTCGCCCGAGCGGCGCTTCTGCCCGGTCTGCCGCGACGCAGAGTCAGCGGCAGCAGCTGCAG AGCTAGGGGTGCTTCAGCCATGGACTCCGTCTTGA
- the LOC134533553 gene encoding uncharacterized protein LOC134533553 isoform X1, producing the protein MLHTVIIYSFILSSVLPNRAEVIRQPGGIFEESIGQNPDKEKVIFSQKVNSDLEEYVDFTPELMTPDKSSNWIKTDAKAQANYVKKKIPPDTKNFNDNFHKKAYLWNNNRMVMTANDYPERTYFRRETTEYPYRQKAVKTSSTRLNNKMIETITTENHPERNYNGRQTAESKYRQKNPNRVDKTSSTRMKSKMFTAMTSEDYPEKNYLETGPEQSKYRQRYPDSVDTTSPTRIKSTISEPTTTADYPNINYFGRDTNESTSRKNDLSWTGTRQKNKMLYAIRTEDYSNRHYNKRQTTESTYRQNYPDPTVKSSLTRIKSKMFEPTKTKDYPESNYLGRETNEATSKEKDLTWTSKTSSTRKKNKMFNRTTKEENYGDTVSLEDYHEVIPDDYYDYMMPIVNYDEPTDLHEEFNKEIPGIYRNEFSSTTPYFLDTTLKQNVIPNASKKLTSRKSKDRAADRMRPRGEEKDVDSDEQTAQEPEDVGDRRPEVEGHRAELPGDGANHRKEEGLPPTTDSPPDDQRRFWPLLEDWDSMSADVRFALLVAGVALGGATCLLLACAVCYYRSPERRFCPVCRDAESAAAAAELGVLQPWTPS; encoded by the exons ATGCTACATACAGTgataatttacagttttattttgtcCTCTGTACTTCCCAATCG AGCTGAAGTTATAAGACAACCTGGAGGAATTTTTGAAGAAAGTATTGGCCAAAATCCGGATAAAGAAAAAGTAATATTCAGCCAAAAAGTAAATTCTGATTTGGAAGAGTACGTGGATTTTACACCAGAGTTAATGACACCAGACAAGAGTAGCAATTGGATAAAAACTGATGCCAAAGCACAGGCGAATTATGTTAAAAAGAAAATTCCCCCGGATACCAAAAACTttaacgataattttcacaagaAGGCATATTTATGGAATAATAATAGGATGGTAATGACAGCTAATGATTATCCCGAGAGAACTTACTTCAGAAGAGAAACAACTGAATATCCTTATCGACAAAAGGCGGTTAAAACTTCTTCGACGAGATTAAATAACAAAATGATTGAAACAATCACAACAGAAAATCATCCCGAGAGAAATTACAACGGGAGACAAACTGCTGAATCAAAGTATCGACAAAAGAATCCCAATCGGGTGGATAAAACTTCTTCGACAAGAATGAagagcaaaatgtttactgcaatgacAAGCGAAGATTATCCGGAGAAAAATTATTTGGAGACGGGACCTGAGCAATCGAAGTATCGACAAAGGTATCCCGATTCGGTGGATACAACTTCTCCTACAAGAATAAAGAGCACAATATCTGAACCAACGACAACTGCAGATTATCCCAATATTAATTATTTCGGAAGAGATACAAATGAATCTACGTCTCGAAAGAACGATCTCAGTTGGACAGGGACAAGACAAAAGAACAAAATGTTATATGCAATAAGAACGGAAGATTATTCCAACAGACATTACAATAAGAGACAAACTACTGAATCAACGTATCGACAAAATTATCCCGATCCTACGGTTAAATCTTCTTTGACAAGAATAAAGAGCAAAATGTTTGAACCAACAAAAACTAAAGATTATCCCGAGAGTAATTACTTAGGGAGAGAGACTAATGAAGCTACGTCCAAAGAAAAGGATTTAACTTGGACAAGTAAAACCTCTTCAACAAGAAAAAAGAACAAAATGTTTAACAGAACAACAAAGGAAGAGAATTATGGCGATACGGTATCGCTTGAAGACTATCATGAGGTAATACCAGATGACTATTACGATTACATGATGCCGATTGTCAATTATGACGAACCAACTGATTTACACGAAGAATTTAATAAAGAGATCCCAGGAATTTACAGGAACGAATTTTCGTCAACTACACCATACTTTTTAGATACGACCTTGAAACAAAATGTAATTCCGAATGCTTCAAAGAAATTAACTTCTCGCA AGTCGAAAGACCGAGCCGCTGACAGGATGAGACCCCGCGGGGAAGAGAAGGACGTGGACTCTGACGAGCAGACAGCACAGGAGCCAGAGGACGTCGGTGACCGCCGCCCAGAGGTCGAAGGTCACAGGGCCGAGCTGCCGGGAGACGGTGCCAACCACCGCAAAGAGGAGGGCCTCCCTCCGACCACGGACTCCCCGCCCGACGACCAACGAAGGTTTTGGCCGCTGCTCGAAGACTGGGATTCAATGAGC GCAGACGTGCGGTTCGCGCTGCTGGTGGCCGGCGTGGCGCTGGGAGGGGCGACCTGCTTGCTGCTGGCATGCGCCGTCTGCTACTACCGGTCGCCCGAGCGGCGCTTCTGCCCGGTCTGCCGCGACGCAGAGTCAGCGGCAGCAGCTGCAG AGCTAGGGGTGCTTCAGCCATGGACTCCGTCTTGA